In Gallus gallus isolate bGalGal1 chromosome 6, bGalGal1.mat.broiler.GRCg7b, whole genome shotgun sequence, a single genomic region encodes these proteins:
- the RSFR gene encoding ribonuclease homolog precursor, with amino-acid sequence MAMSSLWWTAILLLALTVSMCYGVPTYQDFLYKHMDFPKTSFPSNAAYCNVMMVRRGMTAHGRCKSFNTFVHTDPRNLNTLCINQPDQALRTTRRHFRITDCKLIRSHPTCRYSGNQFNRRVRVGCRGGLPVHLDGTSP; translated from the coding sequence ATGGCCATGAGCTCCCTGTGGTGGACTGCTATCCTGCTCCTAGCCCTGACAGTGTCTATGTGCTATGGTGTTCCAACCTACCAAGATTTTTTGTACAAGCATATGGACTTCCCGAAGACATCGTTCCCAAGCAATGCAGCTTATTGCAATGTCATGATGGTGCGGCGTGGCATGACTGCCCATGGAAGATGCAAATCCTTCAACACCTTTGTGCATACAGATCCCAGAAATCTGAACACTCTCTGCATAAACCAGCCCGATCAGGCCCTTCGTACAACGCGGCGGCACTTTCGTATCACAGACTGTAAGCTGATCAGGAGCCATCCAACCTGCAGATACAGCGGCAATCAATTCAACCGCCGGGTCCGAGTGGGGTGTCGGGGAGGGCTTCCTGTGCATCTGGATGGCACCTCTCCATGA